One region of Halomicrobium sp. LC1Hm genomic DNA includes:
- the purS gene encoding phosphoribosylformylglycinamidine synthase subunit PurS has translation MTDYTATVTVRLKRGVLDPEAETTKRALERLGFELDALRSTDRYELDLAAESEDEAAERAGEMAERLLANPTIHDYEVAVERAEA, from the coding sequence ATGACTGACTACACCGCGACCGTGACGGTCAGGCTCAAGCGGGGCGTGCTCGACCCCGAAGCCGAGACGACCAAGCGAGCGCTCGAACGGCTGGGGTTCGAACTCGACGCGCTCCGATCGACGGACCGCTACGAGCTCGACCTGGCCGCCGAGAGCGAGGACGAAGCTGCCGAACGCGCCGGTGAGATGGCAGAGCGGCTGCTGGCGAACCCGACCATCCACGACTACGAGGTGGCGGTCGAGCGGGCCGAGGCATGA